From the Scomber scombrus chromosome 22, fScoSco1.1, whole genome shotgun sequence genome, the window atatatatatatatatatatatatatatatatatataattttatttcccctgttttattcattttgattaTCAGAactttttaatatactgtactaaTTTGAGCCATTGCTACGACATTTCGTTTGGATGTGCAATGTATAGTGTATAATctgaataacaaataaaatctattttatgttattttatcttACTTAGGTCTTACTAAATGGTGGTGGCGGTGTagtgaggtgcattatattgaatggtgttcctaatagtttgccctcctcatgtatgttaattaATGGGGTGgtcaaaatattagaaacaccattCAGTATAATGTACCCTAATACACCACTATCACCCActtatgacctcaataataaatataaagcagAATTGATCACCttcttgacaatgtcaacaaaaactgaacatgtataaacttcataaatgtagaatttatagcagagttgttgtattggattgaattagattgcacaggtgtacctaaagAGGCAGGCCTGTCTAATCAGACTGTTACATTTTATAAGAAGGAATTGCTGCACATGTAAAACAGTGTGCACGAGTGTTGCTCTTTTTTCATCTGTATCAGGGTATATTCTGTATGTAATTgcagaaacatttacatgtataAAATCTCAGGAATTTCTTcttattgcacatttatatattgcagatttatttacacaaagatccagtttactgtgtatagtattttattcatttttgaggTTGACCCATACTAACCATTTCACTCCTTATTTCCAAACCAAAGCAATCAAACGAGGCATCGAGtattagccaatcagaggcagaggagggcgTGTCTTCACTGAATGCGGGTGGCGCTTCTTCAGAATGAACTATCACCGGAAGTACATTATGCATCTTCCGCTGAAAATACAAACTATGCAGCGCCGCAGTTGTCATTCATTTTAGCGTGGTATGAATGATTTAAGTTTGTTACTTGTTGCATTTGTAGTTTGCTAGTATTCTTATTGGGATGTCCGTATGCTGTGTTTTCGCtatacaaaatgaaatgaaaccatacTTCCTCTGCAATTTCCGCACTGTTTATACATTAGCTCGCTAACTTTAGCTAATCGTTTAGCTAGCAGGTCAGCTATCTCTGCTACACCAGCCATGCGACCACTTCATCTCACTTGATGTTTTAGCtaaaaattaattgatttaaagCAATCTACGTATTCGTGGGGATTTATTGAAAAGGGGTTGTTCTTAAGTGTCGCTTTTCTCTGGTCCTTGTCTCAGCCGGAACAGTCAGATAAAGTCATGTTGACCCCGTCGAAGGAGGGGATGCCCAGTATGATTGACAGGGcgctgaggatgaggagggaggagcaGGCTCGTCAGGTGGTCCTTGCCTGGGCTGTCCTCAACATGTCCCTGGCTGGCATGATTTACACTGAAATGTGAGTTGTTCTCATGTGTTCTGTGGCAGTGTAGCATTGATTCAGTGTCTCTCCATCTCACATCTTTGCCATTTAATTTTGtaatcagttttctttttaaatgtttctgttagGTCTGGGAAATTGCTGAGTCGATACTTCAACATCACCTATTGGCCTATCTGGTACATTGGTAAGGTTCAACTACTCTTTCATTTATTGAAGAATGTTAATTGCGCTTGGAAAAAGTTGTAAGTATTTCTATAGTAAGGGTGTTCCTCTCTTTGTCCTGCTTTACAGAACTGGTGCTAGCTTCTCTTTTTAGTCTCAATGCTCTTTTTGACTTctggaaatatttcaaatacacAATGGCTCCCTCCAGCATTGCTGTATCCCCTGTGCAGCATCGACTCCTTGGTCTGAGAAACACAAGTGAGTCTTttggtgatgttttttttttatcaacagaatTCATTTTTATCTCTCTTGTGGTATGatcattattaaattaatgCTGGTTGAGTTCTGATTAGTGTCTGTCCCCTTGCAGGTATTCAGGCCTCTCCACCCCAGAAGCCAGAGAAGAAGGAAACTCCACTTCCTGCCCAGTCGTCTCCACTGCAGGGCCAGAGTGTGCTGAGTTTCAGTCCCTCGCGACCAGCCACCACCAGCCCCAAGTTCTCTCCCAGCTCTGTGCCCGGGTACAACCCTCCTCTCAGCAACCCATCCACTCCAAGCAGTGCAGGGGGCCCCTTTTCACCCTCAGTGGCCTTTGGAAAGGTATGTTTATCTATCACTATGACTAATATCAGTGTGCTTGAGTTTTGGAAATGTAAcatctctgctttctgtccacCAGGTGTTAAACTACAGTCCCTCCCCTGGCTCTTCTCCCTATTCCCCGAGCAGCATTGGGCCAGCAGAAGGCTCCAGCTTGAGGGCTCGATACCGTACTTCCCCCTCTGTGTTTAACTCTCCGGGAAGCAAGGAGGACTACATGGAAGATCTGAAAAGCCTGGAGAGGTTTCTCCGTACCGAGGAGGAGAAGGGTCATCGCAGCCAGCTAGGTACAGCATGTCTTTGGTATATATGAGAGAGGCAGATGTAGACCAAGAGTTTGTTTTTAGAATCTTTTGCCAGTACTGATGATTTTGAGAATAGTGATATCAATTATTTACATTGACATTTGAATGTGTAGAGTTGTAGAGTGAAACCTTTCAGATATAATCAgtcaaaatatacacaaaattaaatcatctttaataacgtaaaaagaaagaaagaaatatattatttattttaagtgagAAGAACTGATGATGATTAATTGGTGCCCTCTGTAGGGAGTCCAGAGTCTGTGTCTCCGAGCCACAGTCCAACATTTTGGAACTACAACCGCTCAGTGGGGGATTACGCCCAAAGTCTGAGAAAATTCCTGTACCAGCCTGCCTCTCGCTCTCAGGCCCCATCTGCACACAAGGATGAGACTGACTTGGGCTCCAAACAGGCTGCAGAAGAGGTTTGTAAATAAGATTTgcctttgtttcttgttttattatgtCCTAAATGAGACATGTGCCATTTTAGTCTGTATGAAATATCTTTCCCCCTTCATGTTATGTAGGTGTGGGCCAGAATCACAACCAGTCGCCCTGTAGTGGATCGCATTGATAGCTGGACAGCCAAGCTTAGGAATGTGAGTGTTCAAACATATTTACAGAACTACATACTCAAGAAACTTATTTCCAAACTGCTGTACATAAAATACCACATACACATGATTCAAGTAAGAAAATGCATCAGAAAAGGAAATCTATTTGTGTCTTTTGCAGTGGATCAGTGACACCATCTTGGTCCCCCTGGTCAAGGAAATAGACTCTGTCAACAGCCAGCTCAGGAGGATGGGCTGCCCTGAACTCCAGATAGGAGGTAAATCAGTTGCAGAGAACATGAATTGTGACAAATGTACCATCTCCTGAAGGTTAAAGTGCAAGCCAAGAGCAACCAGAGACGTAAATCAGATTTAACATGTCTtagaaatgttacatttttgtaagtaataataatagttggATGAAATTGTTacatgttaaaacatttcaaatatgttttgagttttatatgttttgcGGGACAAAAAAATGAACTATAGCACTTGAATATCAAATGAACATGCAGAGTTAAGTAGGAATCGAATATTTTCTTGTTACAGTAGCAGAATTAGTTCTTTtggattttgtattttttttagatttttctcaGACAAACATTTGTCAGACAAGTACAATGCATAGCAAGAAAGCAGGTAGTTGGTTAAGTCTATAACACACATTTCGAACTCAAAAAATCGTACTCAGTAACTGGAAATGGCAGCAGTCAGTATTGTGATTTCAGTATCCCTTTCTGGTCATTTTGGAGTCTCAAtagttttctgtgtttcctccaTCAGAGGCCAGCATCAGCAGCTTGAAACAGGCAGCGGTGATGAAAGCCTCGTCCATCCCCACAATGAACTCTATTGTCCAGTACCTGGACATCACTCCCAACCAGGAATATGTAGTAGATCGCATAAAAGGTGAGTTcaacagtacagtatgtatgtgtttgtgtgtgcctgaaGCAAAATCTGTATTTGCTATAAGTCTGTGCTGTGTTTATTCTGCCCGTTCAGAGCTGGCCCACAGTGGATGCATGAGCTCCTTTCGCTGGAATGGTGGTGGTGATTTGAAGAACAGAAAATGGGACACAGACCTACCTACTGACTGTGCTGTGAgtctacacacatacacacacatacagtacacggATAGTGAGCTGGTGGCACAATCAATTACCATATAAAAACAGCCGCTGCACAGATTCAAATTCAGTCTTTGATCTGTACCTTTCCATCCATAAAGCTCTTTGATATGTATTTTCATAGTTTAATTATTTTCCAAATGCTGTGTTCATTTAGGGTCATTTAACATTGTTTCAACATATTCCCTGACTGGTTGTAAGGTGGAGAATAGTGCTACCATGAGGAGACTTTTGTAGATAATGTTTCATTATTTCAGTTGCATCAGTGCTACATTCTCGTCATTAAAAGGGCTCAACTTTTTCTTGTCCACAAAAATCTTGAGGATTAAAACAGATTCCAAAGCAAATGTCAGTGAAAAGCAGGCTCACCATGTTGGGATTAGTTAGTAtaatttttttatcacttttcaAATACATGCATGTGTCCATTAACAGACAGCTTAACAAATATCTGTGCGAAACTGTACATGGTCTTCTTTGAGTTTCTTAAGTGCACGGCCTGTCTGAGTGGATTTCCTCTTTAGTGCCGGATCACCAGCCAAATACCTCTATGTAATACTTTTGCTCCCCTTACTGAGTTCACTGTTTGTCTATCCCTCCAGATCCTCATGCATGTGTTTTGTACATATTTGGACTCCAGACTACCCCCACACCCCAAGTACCCAGATGGGAAGACTTTCACTGCACAGCACTTCAGCCACACCCCGGACAAGCCTGGtaattacaaacacaaacacacacacacacacacacacacacacacacacacacacacacacacacacacacacacacacacacacacacacacacacagacaggagcaGACAGTGGTGTGTCTGTTTTAGTCTAATTTGCTTTAACTCTTTATAGATGTCACCAAGGAGAACCTCTTCTGCATCCACCAGAGCAGCACCACTCCCCCTCACTACCAGCTCATCTACCAGGGACACATCTACAGTCTACCCAAGGTGACAaacctgaaagaaaaacacattttcaatttcacaatcattttgctactttttcaggctcttaaaaatgttttaacagcttATGTTCTGAAATCAAATCTCAAGGTTTTCTCTCTGCACTTCTGTCACATAAGATCAACGTTTTTCGACACCCTGAAGGATTAAACTTGACAAATATTGGCAAAATGtggaacaataaatacaaagtaCATTACAATAAAAGGTGTAACATTGCATTGTACATTAACACATTATTGTATATTCTGCACAGTAGAGCtgcttcaacacaacacaaaacagtacagttgaaaaataaatctgtttttcagCTCTCTGTTCAGCTTGTCAATCCTTCTGTTCTTACATGggtattacacacatatatgggGTAAGAATTAATTTTGGCCATGGATAAAACTGATCAATacgttttttcccccccttacCTTTACATTTTGTTAGTTTGCTTGTACACATGGGTCTCATCTTATGTTTTTTGATGTTGTCATACACTTATAATTGATCTTAGCATGTAGGAGCTTTCCTCATACCAATAATCCCCACCTGTAGACATCTGAGAAAATCTAGTAATCTCAGGACAACAGAACAAACATCTAATTCAGGAACAGTTCCCAACGTCTTGCTTTACAGTAACACTTTGATTTCAATGATATGAATCCATCTTGATTTCCTTTACAGGGCAGGAACAACCTGTTCCACACAACCCTCATGTTCCTCTATGTCATTAAGACTAAGGAGTCAGGGATGCTGGGGTGAGTACTTATGCTACTTTACTGATGATTTACTACAGCTGTCAAAATCCTGTTAAAGGCTGTCTAGCTCCAAAATAATCTTTGAAATGAGTATAGGTCATTTTGGAGTAGTTTGACATATTGATTCCGTTTCGACACAAAGGTCACATACAGAAGTGCAAATTGCATTCTGATTGAAAATGATTGGTTCGACCTTGTCTGTCTTTTTTGGGATAATAAAATTGCTTTTCGTTTTCTTTCACTTCCTCCAGGAGAGTAAATCTTGGCCTCTCTGGCGTGAACATCCTGTGGATTTTCGAAAACTAATGCATCGTAGTTTTTATAAGCAACACAGAGCCGCAGGTGAATTTTTCTTCCCTCAACTCTGTTGGAATATTGCCTCAACTAAAGGACTTCTCTTTCAGGGGTGCGTCGGAAAAAGAGCACTTCACTTTGAAAGACACACtgaatgcatatttttggacaCTTTCTCATTTTTAGTGTACAAATTGGCAACAAACTGTATTGTCAGAGACATTTTTAAGAGCACATTTCTGCTACACCAATGTGTGCTTATGATACAATGCAGAGctgtattttttaacattgtttagtTGCctaatttttgtattttgagaATGTACCAGCATGGCAGCCTTGTAAATAACATACCTCAGGTTGGTGGTAAAGGGCTTTGACCCATTAGCTTGAATgttaatacagtatgtgtggacTCGACTTTGTTCGTTTAGTCTCAGTTACCCattgcagtttgtttttctgtagtATGAATGAGTGAAGATACTCCCGGCATGTTCGTTAGGTCACCTACAGAAATTGGTCATGTACAAAATGAAGCAATAGTAAAAGAATACAAGTAATTGTATTCTGTATTTGCTAAGCTTGTTGCATTTCTAGGCTGCAATGCAGCACATAACTGTACAGTGTTTATTCTTTTTGATATGTGATGGAGCACAAATCTAAAGCCTTTGAATTGCCAAAGTCTGTGTATTTCTGAATATGATTTCTTTTACAAAAGAGCTCTGAATGCCATTTATTTTGACTTATGTCAGCAGTTTGTTGGATATCACAATTTCTGCATTAAGTCTGCTTGTTTTCAATATTGCTGTTTTACAAATATCACCTGAGacttgaaaataaaattgagatacaaaaaaaaagttttagctTGTTCATTTTCCTCCAACTAATGGCTCTTTGGCTATAGTGGAAATACACTAGGTGGCAATGTGGATCACTTTTTTACCATTTGACCTTACTATTAGTCCCATTTTCTCATATGACATACTGCATATCCACAGCATGAGTGCTGTAATGTGATTCTTATATGTTGTGCTGTCACGTCCAGTGAATCACTTGAGCCTAAAGACTGATACTGATTTAACATTTCAAGTATTATCAAAACATTACTCAGACAACAATGGTTAAGGAGTAACTGTTATGTAGAGGAATTTGAGATGTAGAAGCATGCCCTTAATATGTCAAAATGAATCAGTTAAGCACATCAGATTGGTTGTACATCTGACATGAAAAATAAGGATGTAATCAGGAAACGCTTGTTTTTGAATGCAAGTGTGTTAAGACAGGGGGCATTATCTGGCATAAATCGCTTTGTTTTGTAGTTTCGTGTTGTCCTCTTTTATCGCAAACttcatttcccataatgcatttCGTAGTAGAGATATCCCTATTGGGAAATGTAGTATCATTGCCAGttaagtttgtttttcagataaATGCAATATATGTGTTAATGGATTTACTGTTTTCATCATCTTGATTAACGAACTGTAAAGATATCAGTGGTGTGGTGATTGTTATTATTGGGGGAGGGGAATTGGGGATACATGTTTCAGATACTTGATGAACTACGAAGACCAGAATGCACTTAGCGACAGTCTCTCCACCGCTCACATCCGCTCG encodes:
- the tmem209 gene encoding transmembrane protein 209 — encoded protein: MLTPSKEGMPSMIDRALRMRREEQARQVVLAWAVLNMSLAGMIYTEMSGKLLSRYFNITYWPIWYIELVLASLFSLNALFDFWKYFKYTMAPSSIAVSPVQHRLLGLRNTSIQASPPQKPEKKETPLPAQSSPLQGQSVLSFSPSRPATTSPKFSPSSVPGYNPPLSNPSTPSSAGGPFSPSVAFGKVLNYSPSPGSSPYSPSSIGPAEGSSLRARYRTSPSVFNSPGSKEDYMEDLKSLERFLRTEEEKGHRSQLGSPESVSPSHSPTFWNYNRSVGDYAQSLRKFLYQPASRSQAPSAHKDETDLGSKQAAEEVWARITTSRPVVDRIDSWTAKLRNWISDTILVPLVKEIDSVNSQLRRMGCPELQIGEASISSLKQAAVMKASSIPTMNSIVQYLDITPNQEYVVDRIKELAHSGCMSSFRWNGGGDLKNRKWDTDLPTDCAILMHVFCTYLDSRLPPHPKYPDGKTFTAQHFSHTPDKPDVTKENLFCIHQSSTTPPHYQLIYQGHIYSLPKGRNNLFHTTLMFLYVIKTKESGMLGRVNLGLSGVNILWIFEN